The following coding sequences are from one Apodemus sylvaticus chromosome X, mApoSyl1.1, whole genome shotgun sequence window:
- the Lage3 gene encoding EKC/KEOPS complex subunit LAGE3: MQTAHTGLSHIADGADGPTGPCCPGNAGTMAVIPSGGHPVTRALEASRNFSKSTVPLTQRPEIRHHRFALFVPFPTSLEAEIACGSLAPDVEPHRGLVGKELKVSGSMLEVHWIAEDSRLLRISIMNFLDQLSLVVNTIQFFGPPVAC, from the exons ATGCAGACAGCACACACAGGTTTAAGTCACATTGCAGATGGCGCCGATGGTCCGACTGGCCCCTGCTGTCCTGGTAATGCAGGCACAATGGCAGTTATTCCCAGTGGAGGTCACCCTGTTACAAGAGCACTGGAAGCCTCCCGAAATTTCAGCAAAAGCACCGTGCCATTAACCCAAAGGCCTGAAATCCGACATCATAGATT CGCCCTCTTCGTGCCTTTCCCGACCTCTTTGGAGGCAGAAATCGCCTGTGGGTCCCTAGCTCCTGATGTCGAACCACACCGAGGACTGGTAGGGAAGGAGCTTAAAGTGAGCGGCAGCATGCTGGAGGT ACACTGGATCGCAGAAGATTCTCGCCTCCTCCGAATTTCCATCATGAACTTCCTTGACCAGCTTTCCCTAGTGGTGAACACCATACAGTTCTTTGGGCCCCCAGTTGCCTGTTAA
- the Slc10a3 gene encoding P3 protein yields MVVKKSRGSSQQFSGLGGQGGCTGFVGMLGTALLFISLPWGAQVMASTNISTALGHTSGHYLSIGDGSVTEFDFPEKSEGIIVITSQYTGQANGTGPSPTLKVISLDTEVLTIKNVSAITWGSGGGFVVSIHSGLVGLAPLHLQLMDLHEAPPLLIEERRDFCIRVSPTEDLPSVLNTNLGHFSENPILYLLLPLIFVNKCSFGCKVELEVLKELLQSPQPMLLGLLGQFLVMPFYAFLMAKVFMLPKALALGLIITCSSPGGGGSYLFSLLLGGDVTLAISMTFISTVAATGLLPLSSAIYSYLLSIHETLHVPISKILGTLLFIAVPIAAGVVIKSKLPKFSELLLQVIKPFSFVLLLGGLFLAYHMGVFILVGVRFPIVLVGFTVPLVGLLVGYSLAICLKLPVAQRRTVSIEVGVQNSLLALAMLQLSLRRLQADYASQAPFIVALSGTSEMLALVIGQFIYSSFFPVP; encoded by the coding sequence ATGGTGGTCAAGAAAAGCAGAGGTAGCTCCCAGCAGTTTTCTGGCCTGGGAGGACAGGGTGGTTGTACAGGTTTTGTAGGTATGCTTGGAACTGCCCTGCTGTTCATCAGCCTGCCATGGGGGGCCCAAGTGATGGCCAGTACCAATATCAGCACTGCTCTGGGCCACACAAGTGGTCACTATTTGAGTATTGGGGATGGCTCAGTGACAGAGTTTGATTTCCCTGAGAAGAGTGAGGGTATCATTGTGATCACTAGCCAATATACTGGACAGGCCAATGGGACAGGCCCCAGCCCCACACTTAAGGTTATATCCCTGGACACAGAAGTGCTGACCATTAAGAATGTGAGTGCCATAACCTGGGGCAGTGGAGGTGGCTTCGTGGTGAGCATCCACTCGGGTCTGGTTGGGCTGGCCCCACTCCACCTTCAGCTCATGGATCTCCATGAGGCCCCACCCCTGCTGATTGAAGAACGGAGAGATTTCTGCATCAGGGTGTCACCTACTGAAGACCTCCCTTCTGTTCTCAACACCAACTTGGGCCACTTCTCAGAGAACCCAATactctacctgcttctgcctcttatcTTTGTCAACAAGTGTTCATTTGGGTGCAAAGTGGAACTTGAAGTTTTGAAGGAGCTCCTACAGAGCCCCCAACCCATGCTGTTGGGCCTCTTGGGCCAGTTTCTGGTCATGCCCTTCTATGCATTCTTGATGGCCAAAGTCTTCATGCTACCCAAGGCCTTAGCTCTGGGCCTCATCATTACCTGTTCATCACCTGGTGGTGGAGGGAGCTACCTCTTCAGTCTCCTCCTTGGAGGAGATGTCACCCTGGCCATCTCCATGACTTTCATCTCAACAGTAGCTGCTACTGGTCTCCTGCCACTCTCATCAGCCATCTACAGCTACCTTCTCAGCATCCATGAAACACTGCACGTGCCCATTTCCAAGATACTGGGGACCCTGCTATTTATTGCCGTCCCCATAGCAGCAGGTGTAGTGATCAAGTCTAAGCTCCCCAAGTTCTCTGAGCTACTGCTACAGGTCATCAAGCCCTTCAGTTTTGTACTTCTCCTGGGTGGCCTATTCCTGGCCTACCACATGGGGGTCTTCATCCTAGTGGGAGTCAGGTTTCCCATTGTACTGGTGGGTTTCACAGTGCCTCTTGTTGGCCTCTTGGTGGGCTACAGCCTGGCCATCTGCCTGAAGCTACCAGTGGCCCAGCGACGAACAGTCAGCATTGAGGTAGGGGTGCAAAACAGCCTGCTAGCCTTAGCCATGCTTCAGCTGTCTCTGCGCCGCCTTCAAGCTGACTATGCCTCTCAGGCTCCTTTCATTGTGGCACTGAGTGGCACCTCTGAGATGCTGGCTTTGGTTATTGGCCAGTTCATCTACAGCAGCTTTTTTCCTGTTCCCTAA
- the Ubl4a gene encoding ubiquitin-like protein 4A, with protein sequence MQLTVKALQGRECSLQVAEDELVSTLKHLVSDKLNVPVRQQRLLFKGKALADEKRLSDYNIGPNSKLNLVVKPLEKVLLEEGSTHRLVDSPATPIWQLISKVLARHFSVADAGRVLEQLQRDYDRSLSRLTLDDIERLASRFLHPEVTEAMEKGFCK encoded by the exons ATGCAGCTGACCGTGAAGGCGCTCCAGGGCCGGGAGTGTAGCCTACAG GTGGCGGAGGACGAGCTAGTGTCTACACTGAAGCACCTGGTCTCGGATAAGCTGAATGTCCCTGTGCGCCAGCAACGTCTGCTGTTCAAGGGCAAGGCCCTAGCAG ATGAGAAACGACTGTCAGATTACAACATTGGGCCCAATTCTAAGCTCAACCTAGTTGTTAAgcctttggagaaggtactactGGAAGAAGGGTCTACCCACAGACTGGTCGACTCCCCAGCCACCCCCATCTGGCAGCTGATCTCCAAAGTCCTGGCCCGTCACTTCAGTGTAGCAGATGCTGGCAGGGTCCTGGAACAACTACAGCGG GATTATGACAGGTCCTTGAGCCGCCTAACACTGGATGACATCGAACGTTTGGCCAGCCGCTTTCTACACCCTGAAGTGACTGAAGCTATGGAAAAGGGGTTCTGCAAATAG